One Misgurnus anguillicaudatus chromosome 20, ASM2758022v2, whole genome shotgun sequence DNA segment encodes these proteins:
- the LOC141349023 gene encoding zinc-alpha-2-glycoprotein-like, whose product MDSGVAKRFTLLGIFLYFGTLVSVQAETHSLYYIYTALSKPVNLPGIYDFTAMGLLDDREIDYYNSKEQKKIPKQDWMKEKLPQDYWEKGTQSRKSKEQWFNVNVNILMERMGHNKSDHVHILQWRHGCEIEKQGSEVTFSRGIDEYSYDGENFLSFDDKNSQWVAPAPAAVPTKRKWDNVPILNQYTKGYLEKECVDWLNKFREYGDKELRKQSAPEVRVFAKRATGNKNNLKLTCMATGFYPKDVTLVIRKYRTSLPDNEIESTGVRPNHDGTYQLRKSVKIAEDEKADYDCFVSHITLQEPIITKWDGKCSDCSGSLAIGVVIGIVISSVVFIVVAAVGIHFFKKKTNTAY is encoded by the exons GCGGAGACTCATTCCCTGTACTACATCTACACCGCTTTATCCAAACCTGTGAATCTGCCAGGCATCTATGATTTCACAGCTATGGGTTTACTGGATGACAGAGAGATTGATTACTACAACAGCAAGGAACAAAAAAAGATTCCTAAACAGGATTGGATGAAAGAGAAATTGCCACAGGATTACTGGGAGAAAGGTACCCAATCCCGAAAGAGCAAAGAACAGTGGTTTAATGTGAATGTCAACATTCTGATGGAACGAATGGGACACAATAAATC AGATCATGTTCATATTCTTCAATGGAGACATGGTTGTGAAATTGAAAAACAGGGAAGTGAAGTTACATTCTCCAGAGGTATCGATGAATACAGCTATGACGGTGAAAACTTCCTTTCCTTTGATGATAAGAACTCGCAGTGGGTTGCCCCAGCTCCTGCAGCTGTCCCAACAAAGAGGAAATGGGATAATGTGCCCATCTTAAACCAGTACACCAAGGGCTACCTGGAGAAAGAATGTGTGGACTGGTTAAACAAGTTCAGAGAATATGGAGACAAGGAACTCAGAAAACAAT CTGCACCAGAGGTTCGTGTGTTTGCAAAAAGGGCTACCGGTAACAAAAACAACTTGAAACTCACCTGCATGGCCACTGGCTTCTACCCCAAAGATGTGACTTTGGTCATTAGGAAATATCGCACATCTCTGCCTGATAATGAGATTGAATCCACAGGAGTCAGACCAAATCATGATGGAACATATCAGCTGCGGAAGAGTGTGAAAATTGCAGAGGATGAAAAAGCAGATTATGATTGTTTTGTGTCACACATCACCCTACAAGAACCAATAATCACCAAATGGG ATGGGAAATGCAGTGACTGCAGTGGATCCCTGGCTATTGGTGTTGTGATTGGCATTGTGATTTCTTCAGTTGTTTTCATTGTAGTTGCAGCAGTTGGCATtcattttttcaagaaaaaaacaaata CGGCCTATTGA